The Brassica napus cultivar Da-Ae chromosome C7, Da-Ae, whole genome shotgun sequence genomic interval tagttttaaaatttattgatatatcaatattttttctaCGATTAAAAATGTtactttagaaaataagatttttacatTGTATAAAAAAtgattgtagttttaaaaactACTCTAAAATATGATTGGTAATTTTAAAGATGGTAGGTAAAAATGTAAGCTAGAGATAACTCCtagttaattaaatatatattctattaaaatataaacatgaACTATTGATATAGGTGTGATccaattattttaatatgattattaaaaaattttattaatcatttaagagaaataatatacaaaaacacacaaatatgactaaaaacacaattttttttgtaacagaaatcgattctattaaaacaagaagatgacctattgatataggtgtggtccaactattttaatataattattaaaaaaatttattaatcatttaaaaaaaatattatacaaaaaaaccaaaatataactaaaagacacaaatataacaattaaatttctaaaaatgtaatacaaaaatatatcagCCGTATTAGATTCtagtatattaataatttagctTTAGTTCGTAACTGTTTCGAACCCAAATCAATTTAGGACCGGACAGGTTTATAGGAAGATGACGATGCGTTCTCACATGCACTTCGATACTTgaaacatatccatagtatcaGTCGTATGAGTATGACTAGTctttttcatatataattattttgttgacgttgctttttttttattctttacacTTATTAGATTTGATTGGTATGAGTtgtgatttcattttttaggTGTAGAAATATTGCTGTGAATTTTTTTGCTTtgactttaaatttttaatttttaaaaatctataaatttgaaCCGTAGTTATTTTTCTTTGAAGAACAATTATAAAACATGAGTTTAAAAAAGTGttgtagatttttaaaaaatggatgtgagctttaaaaaaaaatacaaatcaagATTGACGTAGATTTATGGCCGTAGGTATAACTGTGGTTGTGGAGAGCATCAACAGCAATTGCCAATCACACCCAATCATTtcataataaaactaaaaaaatcatcaaattcaATATTAGTGGCCGACAGTTTTGTATAATCTCAACTAATTCTCATACTTTATATCCTAATCAAAGTGGTCTTGTCTAAATTTTTTGGAGCTTATCTGTAAGACTAAGCATTTTATTCTTATCTTTTCTAATCGTAAACCTTCCCGTGACTTTTTGGCGGTCTTGCGAAACATGGTAAAAGAATGCATTGTGGATGTTAAGCTTGAGCTACGTACAACAACCATCTTGCAGAACTACAACGCAGGCGTCATCTTTGAAACATGCGCAAGCTTCTGTGTATAACACAAATAGACGAACACATTGTTATTTGTTGTTCGGttgttacaacttacaagaACAACGGTGTAGGGCGACATCACTGATAGGTTTTGTTACGTATAGTACCGGTCTACGTGAACTTTGATCCATTACTTTGGAGAAACGTTTCAAGTGTGTATAAATCTCAAAATTATATTGTGTTTTGACCCAATCATGCAAAAGCGTGAACAGTTCAATTGTTACGACCACTTTTCACCCAGGCCCTAAAACGTTAGGTTGCATATGGCCATGTTTCCCAACATGTCCGTGATTAAAGATTTGGGCCACTTAATTAGTATTTTCCTATGAGAGATTGAGGGTCCATTAGTACCTCTAAGGAGGCATGCAAATATTTGTCTATACTAATCTTATTCACCATCACAAGTACTAGAAAAGATCAAACCAgctataaaaaagaaaacaacataatttattttttaaaggcAAAAAAACctttaattattattacaaCAACTGAAATATTTTAGCAAAGACATCATATATaatgttatcttttaaaatGAAGAACTGACAAATgcaaattataacaaaattcaCTCCAAACCAAACCTAGTAGGCCAAGGGTTGTTGTTGGTGTTAAGAGCAGAAAGATCCATGGACGGCATGTAACTGGTGCTTGGTAGTTGATAGTTGTTGTTGTCCATGGCAGCAAGGCTTGCAAGCTCTTCAGCATAACTCATCTGCTGAGTTTGTGCCATCAATTGGTTCAGGTACGGTTGATCATGTAGATTTGTATACTGATTGAAACTCTCACTCAGATTATGATTCATATCCAAACCCATACCCTGGTTCAAACCATTGAATCCATTTTGATTCTGATCATAAACATTATCAGGCACTTGGTTTTGAATTGGCTCTTGATAATTCATCATATTCTGATATGGAACATGACCAGAAAAGTTAGTTGGAACCTGGTTGTGAAACAACGCTTGCTGATTCATATTCTGATATGGAATATGATCATTAAGATAAGCAGGAGCTTGTTGATTCATATTCATGTTTTGAATATGACCATTGAGATACGCAGGAGCTGGTTGATTCATATTCATGTTTtgaatattatcaaaattaaatccGTAAGGCATCGTTACGGGAGAAACATCTGCATCAGCAATAGGGTTCACATCCCCAACAGCAGCACCGACATCAAGGGGAGGAAACGAAACTGGCCCGCCGTTGGCCTGAAGCAAATGGATCCTCTTAGTTAGCTCACTGACATTATAGTCAATGAATTCACACAATTCATTAACAACACGTGCATCACTAGAATGATGCTCCATCATCCTCTTCCCTTTGAGAAGATCGAACATAATCTCTTTAAGTTCGAGCTCTCGGTTCTCGTCTTTCACCCTCTCGAGCGTCGCTTGTTCTTTCATGATCCTCTCCCCCGTATACCTGTCTTGGTCGTACATCTTTTTCTCCCGTTCCACCTTCGGGAACCCCATAAACTTGGAAATCACCTCTTCAGCACCTTCCCTTGACGGCCAAGCCTCCGGGTTCGCATCGTTTGGACCGTTGTAGACGACCGCACATGCTTCGACGCCGCAGAGAGTCACAAGCTCGTTGAGTTTCTTCATAATCCCTCCCTTCCTCTTCTTGAACGTTGTTCTCCTTGATGTTTTGTCAGGTATGAGTGATAACTTCACCCTGGACCTCACCATGATTATCTtcttttgtgtttgtgtgtgtgagACTTGTTGGTACCCTGGTTGTTTATATAATAGCTGGAGGGGTGATTCTAGGCATTATAAAATTGTAGTAATCTCTTTGCATTGACACATTAACACAAAATTGCAGTAATTAAATTGTGGTAATCTTTATTCGTTGACCAAAACTTTCTATACTCCCTTCtatagtgtgtgtgtgtgtgtgtgtggctGTGGTgcatttctttatttattttgagtCACTTATTTTCGTaagttttcttttatataagaCTAACTTAGCTTAGTATATTAGTCTATTTTGTTACGATCACTAATTTCTAGCTTTgttcataaattttgaaattatatatgtacTATTTGTTTGGAATAGAGTAAGAAATTGTTAAGATATATGTAAAATAATGGATACTTGTGTCCGCGCATGCGGGCATAATcttcttacaaatatttattagtttaaatcAAACATGTACGATAAGTTATTATTGatcttttcaaaaaattaaatcaacatcaaattatttatatttgataaagaatttcattaaaaatactcaaatattaaaataattaaaaaaaatatctttatgcAAATGTTTTACCtgtttaatatttgattataaattgttgtatattttaatttcaatattttaaaatataaaatattattttaagataacgacaaatatatatgaattgtctttttttttctttctaaaatatgatattattaacataaaacatttttttaattatatatatatatatatatatatatataatttttaagggTAACAATGATATTAACCgatctaacttttaacgtgagagtttgaataaaaaaaatcacttcgCGAATAATATTATTGATGAGAAAAAAAGCAAGATAATATGGGGGAAGATATGATATCACGTAATATTTTTTCAGTGCACACATTGTTTCAAAAGATATCGACTCAACAATACTTTATACATGATTATAAGTGAAGTTTATGAAAAAATCAATGTACCATGCACATACACGTGTATGAAAATGATTGACTAAAAGGGATAAGGATCATTTAATATTAgagataatttattaaattattccTACCTTTTGGGGTACTAATGCATCAAGGAAGAAATGTATTCTTGATTTCAGTTTTAGGAAAATATATTGCCAGCTAATTCTGTGTAATTATTTTgaaagaacaagaaaaagaaaatgttttcaaaatgaATTACAGCTAGTatcccaaaagaaaagaaaaaaaaattcacattttCATTTGTTAGGCAGGTGCtggttttgttaaaaataaatcgTTAGACGGTAATTAAGTGTTTTGTAGAGAACTACCGACTAGGTGTATTATTTCGAGTCTAGgtattaaacaattattaatttatattatatattttgcatgtatataagatattttagttttttggttttattataaaactatttcGATGAATTGTCAAAATTAGACATacaaaattaaacatatttatgGATTTATACCAACATTATAACTTAATTTAACAGATTAAGActaatttatatcaatttaaactaatttttggTTTAAACCAATTTTCAAGAATTTAAACTTATTTGAATTGTATAaatcgatttttaagaaaattgtttgGCTGGACCGTTTTTTATAACCAATGATAATATGCATGATTAGTTGGATCCCAAATGTTATAATGTAACCTTTTGTTTTGTCTTGTATACCTTTAACATTTTGAGCTAGCaacacttcatatatttcaatCTTTGATATTTGCCCCCAAACCTGAGATAAAACCTCAAAGgaaccaaaaataaatgaacaacAAGAAAAGGTTAACAATGTAGACATAAAAgtgttctctcttctctctactagcaaataaagagagagagagagtgtgcttgTGTGACACTGAAACACAACTGTAAATCAGAGAATGTGTGTGCTTGTGTGACACTGAAATACAACTGTAAAACAGAGAGAGTAAGAAGAAGCTGGCCGTGAGTAGAGAGAGTGAGGTCAAGCCAAAGAATGTCAatactattactatattttattttattttggtaaaaatgtaaagatattattaccaagtttttaaatttttgacagAAGTACAAAGGAAACTAGgagcagaaaaataaaaataaaatcctaAACAGAGACTCGATCTAGTCTAAACCGGGGCAGACACGACAAACCAAAACCATCGTCTCGAAGCTTGACTAAGTCAGCACCATCCACTTTCCACAAAAGGAGGAGTCACCGGTAAATCGAGAGCCGGAACCCGGTAATTTTGGCATCGTCGATGATCCGCTCATTAAGATATTGACTCAACCAAGACCAGCTCGCGGATGACTTACTTAGCGTCCGCCCACAAAACAAACAGCAGTGGCAAGGGCCAAGCACACTAGCCGCAACCAAACAGAGCATTTATTAGACACGGAACATACTAGAAACCAATCTGCTCTGAGCCAAAATGGGTCGTAACCTTCGTACTCCTTGACTTGAAGCCTCGAACCTGCACAAAATTGTCACGCACACCGCCACTAAGCTCAGGCGAACCTAAGTGATTCTGGGATGTGAGCGAGGACCAAGCGTCGACGTGAACCGCTATAAAGCCTGAAGTCGTCGAGAACCGACGAACTAAAAACCTGTGCTGCTAGAATCTGTCTCATGCGACAGCAAAGACAGTATGAAGAACCAGGGCCCAATCCTCACCGAAGACCGTCGCCTTCAGAGGACCAACAAACAAGGAATCGAGAAGAGAAGATCTGAAGTGAATCGGCTTTGCGAGAGGCACAGACAACCACCCTTTGAACCAAGCACAAGACCTACACGAGCCGGAAAAGAGCTCGAGGACAAACCCACCTGCGAACTCGAGCTACAAGACTCGCCACCGTGGTAATGAGATCCACCGGGGTACACTTAGACTAGGGAAAGGAGAGACCGGCGCTTGACGACACCGACAAGAATCGAGAAACACCAACCCGATTTGATTGACATCCTAGAACAGAGGCAGAATCAAACCGCCGCTCCTCCTCTCGAACAGAGCGAAACCGGACAGAGATCTGAGGAGAAAAAGATCTAAGTCCTGAACCCAAAAGCCGACTGCAACATCCAACCACCGTTCATCCTCCTCACCAAGGATCCAGAGAAAGCAGATAAGCCGCCGGAGTCGCATCTCCTCTGCAGCGGAGCGCCACCCGAGACCAAACCCTAACCCCGAACCTTGTGCATATCGAAGGAAAACGAGAGAGACGGAGCGGCAGCAAAACGGGAATAATAAAGCGAGAGACAGAGGACCTCCGGCGCCGGCACTCGCGCGGACGCGCCACCGTATGCCGGGGAAAAATCAAAGCACCGTAAGAGAGAGACTATTGGGCGAGAGAGAAATAGAAGGAGGAGAGAGGATTTTTTGATAGTATCGATcttattactatatttttgatgtttaaaAACGAATAAATGGCACCATTTTTTATAACTTCATTTCATTTTCGTTCTTTATTTGATGTTCCTGCTTTATTTCCAAGTTGATATGTAAGTGCAAAGATGACACCACAATATAGTAATGCAGAAGATAAATCAAGGAGATAAAACAACTACAAGCAACACTTAAGCTTTATTAGAAATCGTCTTGTACACTCTATTACAAGATCTGATTAATCAGCTTTACACAGTCTGTTACACCCTAACAACTGCTACTGAACGATTCCTAAGCCACTTGTGTCTCTCTTCCATCAAGTACTTCAGCCACTGTTTCAGCACGACCCAGAACACTTCCAAGATCTTATctctctctataagatcagcATCTATGTCTCTATCTCTATACAGACGACCCCATAGCTATCTTATAGTTATTCTCCATGTTCccgaaaccctagtctccaaggcaacatgTATAGACATCTTCCATAATaataagtgcaactttccttttcttggaatgcacttattccatgcacttattcctctttCTTTAAATCGTAAACTTGCTTCTCAAGTTTATTACTTTTTCCATATCTCCAAGATATtctcttgctctccaagtctacacgactccagctcagcatcttgactccacatggtctttACCACTCACCACGACGTCTGCTTCATCAACTACATCAGCGATTACTTCGGAGCcagacatcttacatcttcGTGATATATAGAGAAATGTCGAATTTGCAAAGGTAAATCGAATTCGAATTTCCCCTCTCTCGGCACCCATGCCGCGACAGCGACTAATTTGTTGGGGGTCTCGAGACCACGTAACTCCATTTGATCGTTTGGTAAGCCCATTGGGCTTAAGTAGTCCATATGATAATATATGAATGGGTCTAAAGCGTAAAGAAGGCCGCCCTATTTACATCTTAATAAGACCCATCAAATATTAGGACGGGAGCAAGTTCTAGGATTATTAACACAAATCGTCTATAAGAATGAGAAACGATTGAAAAGggttttctaattatatttttaaatataattagatACTTGCAAGGCATCTGCTCTGACAGCATACGTTCACGAGATGCGAATATTGAGTttaggcctgggcaaaataaccagaactgaagaaccgaaccggaaccgaaccgaaatatccgaaaccggaaccggaccaataccctcaaatatccgaacggttcctatatttttatatccgaaataaccgaaccgaaccggaaccgaaccgagaaccgagcgggtacccgaatatataaaaatattaattatatatacatataacattactaaatatatatttttaatttaaaattctattaaaagtatttgaaaatagttgaggataactaaattattataaagtatccaaactacccgaaagtatccgaaactatccggatagttttatccgaaatatccaaagtaatccgaaatatccaaattttttatctaaatcatcctaattatttgatattttaccttaaataaccaatattttatccaaattatccgaactactcgaactatccgaacccaaaccggatccaaatgagaaccgaactttttccggatattttctggttcctacatttactatccgaaccgaaccgaacccgaaactatccgaaccgaaccgaaccgaaaataggtcaagtactaaatggatctTTTAGCCTTTATCCGAACTACCtgaaacccgaaatacccgaactgaaccgaaccgatacccgaaatgccctGATGAGTGTAGCGGTTATTTACGGAAACTTCAGGACTGATGTCACTTATCTTCAGGACTGATGTCACTTATTTAGCGGTTATTTACGGAAATTTCCTTATAATTTTTGTTCACAAAACAAAATGACTTGccatatttttcttgttttcgtGTGGACCACTAGACTAATAATTTAGACACAaggattttgtggttgacaaATAAAAACGTAAGAAGTTCTAGTTTATTAAATGTGCGCATTGATTaaagttaataaatttaaattagagAAAAGTAACAAATAAGGAGCTGATACGCGTCATATATGCATAATAATTGTTATAATGGAAGATAATTAAAGGAAAGAAAAATAGATGTGAGATTGGAGAAAGAAGAGTTTGATCATTATAATTGAGACATAGACCTTACAGAAAGGGAAGAAAAGAGTGGCTGATGGACAGGTTTAAGAAAGTGAGGATTCAATAAAAGAAGACTTAAAGAAAGAGTGTGGCTAATCAGAGATTTTGACTATTATATCTCCTCTCCGACTTCACCTCCAGCGTAATTAATCACCAAACAACACATTGTGTAATTATTCATTTGATATGTTTTTCAACCAGACAAAATTCCTTTTTATAATTGCTATGTAATTCgtctaacttttttttgaaaaattaattttcaggAATGCCGACTCCAACAATAAGTCAATGGAATAATTAGCCTGCGtagaatgaaaaaataaatacccAAATTTTTGAAGTCTAAACCAGTTGTACATGTGAAATTAGGTTTCAATTTCAAATTCCTGAATAAAAGACATgatatttgataaatataaagttataccGACTAACTTGTAGAATACAAGAACAAATGAAAGAGTGAATTTTGACTGCTTGTTTCAACTTTAAAAGCCATaagttattttatcaatatggatgcaaatatatatttaaataagaatttaattacaaaattattaattctgaattatttaaaataattttcgttAAATATTATGTATTAAAATGAATGAAAGTGTTATtgttcaattaatataattccGACTAgatatatcttattaaaacaaaatcataatataaaagtcaCTTTTAATTCATgtgttatttacaaaatatgtcaATTAGAAACCTttgaatgtttatttatttgacattagtttttaactattaaaattttattttactttaattATAACGGAATCttacaaaaaattgaaaatgtttTATAGTATAACGCATTAATTAATGTCCTAatttgtaatataatattattaaaaattgacattaattaatattttattatagaacaaaaaatatatatgatattttataaatttataagtatagtgtatattatattaaatagaaGTATTATCTGAAACTTACTATGGCAAAATTATACTAAATTTGTAGATTaaccattttattttcattgagtgaaaataaaaactttttattttcaaaatattagtcTCATCTAAACTGATAAACACAGCATCCTACATTGTTAGAATAAACTAAAAGTTGTAAACTATAGAATATTTTTACTCAAAAAATAAActtgttaacatatgttaaaattttacgtctataaatatacattatctttatgtttattttttggaACTCACAActttatattatctaaaataattatatattaaaaattaaaaatttgtttaaatataatCCTAATTTTCGAAAATGCAGATCAGAATCTATTATACAACTAAAAATATATGCCgtctatatatttataaatcaaaatgtGGAAAAAGAGTTAAGGTCCTACTTGTGTAATTATACACGAGTAAGATCATGGGTCATACTTTTCAACTAGACAAAAACACTTTTTATTAttacttctttttatcttttgaaaatacaTGTCACCttcttaaaaatgtttataactTTTTCATTCTTTGTGTTTCCgttaattaaaattcaaaactggTCTTTAAACTTTCTAATTATTGCTTTTGCTTTACTTAGGACTAAAGATTTATATACACCCGCTACAAAGACACAAAAATCTCCCCGAATCAGTTGGTAGCATGAGATCATATAGAAAAGGAAATAACAATTTAAACTTGAATATATGTATCTATGAATATGAAGTTTCAAATCTTTCACTTACGCTTTTCTAAAACTTTGAATTGAATTTTGATAGCATCTCTAGATGTTAAATAAGAAAAAGCATCAaagatattttgtatataatatctTGTTCGAAGCCGAAGTTAATGAGATTTGAATAcgaagaaaactagaaaaagaCAATTATTTTAGACTTAACTATCATTTCGTTACAACTATTTAGTGACgtgaaatgttatataagtaCTAAACAAATACTTAaacttaaaaatcattttaaggATTCCATTAACTGGACCCAAATGTCAAAGAGACACGAGAATTGCCTCTTTCGTTATGTGCTGAAATCAAGTAAAGTCGAATAccttttcttattaaaaatatgaaaatggttttacttttagagggaacataattaataattactGCATTACTTAACCTCCGTGATCAAAAACAACGATGATCACTAAACATGTTTGATGGTAATTTTGATTTCCGGCGATTTAGGACTCCATGTAAATCAGTACATGTAATTACTAATTATGACATTTGACCTCTGCTAATATCTCTCCGTCGGCGAACACCTCCATCTTTGTCTTGATGCGTGGCATAACGTCAACTATATAattactaaatatataattgaacttttaaaGATTTGGAAGCCTAACACAACACGTGCTTATTGTTTTGTCAGCAGCCTTAATCAACCCAAAGAACACTGCTTCATAGGTATCTCAATATCAAAGACCATTTTGCTACATTACATGTGAATATTACTATTTGTGAATTAGGCACAATGCTTGTTCGCATCTATGTTTTCGTTTCCATGTTACACCATTGTAACATAGAATTCGAGGCATAACATGGATACTTGGATTTGTCGTaagaaaaaactatatttttacaTGCTTAATTTTAGGAGCTAATGAGCAaataaattaaaccaaaatgtaAGCGTATACTAACTCTGAATAGGTTTGTGGACTTCTTGGTCGTTTCAGTTGAACTAGGTGTTTTCGTGCACCATGTGCattgataaattatttaaaagtacaattatatttaaaatgagatttattaatattatatattttattatttttgactaatatttaatataaagttgattatttaagcataaaattgagaaaaaataattttgtttattttaaattacatttaataatatatatgtaatatatttaaaattcgaatcttagataaatttttatctatttattttggttaaatgtattaaatcaacttgtctaaaattactaaaaatcatataaaaattgtatagttattaaaaattataactaaacaatatttataaaatttgtagatatctaaaagaaactaataaaattacgattaacaatttattaatttttttaaaaagatgtagaaaattttgaaaatattagtaataaaaattgtataattataaaaatacaattaaataatttatttcgaaatttataatgcatatttcaatatatttattttagtgatgatttatgaattattaccatattttaagaagtttaacaaaaatataaatcaacattaaatgtaatgtatTAGTTATTGTCATATTCTATAAAAtgtaccaaaaatatatgtcagtaataaatgtgattgtccatgtcatattaactataagccatgtcatcaatcttgttagccatgtcatcattttttttttgtaaaaatgattgtagataagacatgtggcaaaatcacttcgcaaatatagtctaggggatccGTAgtagattaaatttttttaacatgtaTCCTGTCCTTAATCAATGCATCGGGTACCGGTTGGTATCGTACACACATAGGATGCTTAGCTTACGGTGTGGTTCTCGTATTCATGTTATGAAATAAAATCATGTGGAATCACCTTAACCTACTAGTTAAGATTTAAAAGTTTCTACATTCAGGTTCGGGGTTTTAATCTCAGACTATGCAATTCTTGCAAATTAtaagatgtga includes:
- the LOC106352178 gene encoding MADS-box transcription factor PHERES 2-like, with protein sequence MVRSRVKLSLIPDKTSRRTTFKKRKGGIMKKLNELVTLCGVEACAVVYNGPNDANPEAWPSREGAEEVISKFMGFPKVEREKKMYDQDRYTGERIMKEQATLERVKDENRELELKEIMFDLLKGKRMMEHHSSDARVVNELCEFIDYNVSELTKRIHLLQANGGPVSFPPLDVGAAVGDVNPIADADVSPVTMPYGFNFDNIQNMNMNQPAPAYLNGHIQNMNMNQQAPAYLNDHIPYQNMNQQALFHNQVPTNFSGHVPYQNMMNYQEPIQNQVPDNVYDQNQNGFNGLNQGMGLDMNHNLSESFNQYTNLHDQPYLNQLMAQTQQMSYAEELASLAAMDNNNYQLPSTSYMPSMDLSALNTNNNPWPTRFGLE